A single genomic interval of Sphingopyxis sp. CCNWLW2 harbors:
- a CDS encoding AAA family ATPase: MARKTPRTTLPPPYLRRVWRREPAGDADRAAVDRDQYPFNIPLFGDPGFEIRFEKPVTILVGENGSGKSTLLEAIAVLAGFSEGGGGYGHMAVERSDISGSDGGLLVDALRAAWLPKIGKGFFFRAETFFTLARYVDQAAYDVGAGRPDYLSWSHGEGFLGFFEERADQQGIYIFDEPESALSPSRQFEFLKLLRRIQRANNSQVIMATHSPILMALPDADLWQISPLGIEPARLEDTAHYRLYREFMLYPHETVEAMIE, translated from the coding sequence TTGGCTAGAAAGACGCCGCGGACGACGCTTCCGCCGCCCTATCTGCGGCGGGTGTGGAGGCGGGAACCCGCCGGGGATGCGGACAGGGCCGCGGTCGATCGAGATCAATATCCCTTCAATATCCCGCTGTTCGGCGACCCGGGGTTTGAAATCCGGTTCGAGAAACCCGTCACGATCCTCGTCGGCGAAAACGGATCGGGCAAATCGACTTTGCTCGAGGCGATCGCGGTGCTCGCCGGATTCAGCGAGGGCGGGGGCGGCTATGGCCATATGGCGGTCGAGCGGTCGGACATCTCGGGCAGCGACGGCGGCCTATTGGTCGATGCCCTGCGCGCGGCGTGGTTGCCCAAGATCGGCAAAGGCTTCTTTTTTCGTGCCGAAACCTTCTTCACGCTGGCGCGCTACGTCGATCAGGCCGCCTATGACGTTGGTGCAGGGCGACCCGATTATCTGTCCTGGTCGCACGGCGAAGGGTTTCTGGGTTTTTTCGAGGAGCGCGCCGATCAGCAGGGCATCTATATTTTCGACGAACCCGAATCGGCGCTGTCGCCCTCACGCCAGTTCGAATTCCTCAAGCTGCTTCGCCGTATTCAGCGCGCGAATAACAGTCAGGTCATCATGGCGACGCACTCGCCGATCCTGATGGCGTTGCCCGACGCGGATTTGTGGCAGATCAGCCCGCTCGGCATCGAACCGGCACGGCTTGAAGACACGGCGCATTACAGGCTCTATCGCGAATTCATGCTCTATCCGCACGAGACGGTCGAGGCGATGATCGAATAG
- a CDS encoding ABC transporter ATP-binding protein: MSEAAIRIDAVSKLYAGGKQALDNVSFDVPRGQIFGLLGPNGAGKSTLINILAGLVNKTSGHASIWGFDIDADPRNAKYSIGIVPQEIVFDPFFTPYETLENQAGLYGVPKDGRISDALLAAVHLSDKRDAYARTLSGGMKRRLLVAKAMVHSPPIIVLDEPTAGVDIELRQQLWEYVQGLNDRGVTVVLTTHYLEEAEELCDRIAIINHGKLIANKPTRELVDMAREKIVVVTLDADVTVLPTHPAFEKVEREGERGLAISYNKDRMNAGEVLAAVNAMGHGIVDVSTREADLEDVFLNLTRSAA, from the coding sequence ATGAGTGAAGCCGCCATCCGCATCGACGCCGTCTCCAAACTCTATGCCGGCGGCAAGCAGGCGCTCGACAATGTCAGTTTCGACGTGCCGCGCGGCCAGATCTTCGGCCTCCTCGGCCCGAACGGCGCGGGCAAGTCGACGCTGATCAACATCCTCGCCGGCCTCGTCAACAAGACGAGCGGGCATGCGAGCATCTGGGGGTTCGACATCGACGCCGACCCGCGGAACGCCAAATATTCGATCGGCATCGTGCCGCAGGAGATCGTCTTCGATCCCTTCTTCACGCCATATGAGACGCTCGAGAATCAGGCGGGGCTGTACGGCGTGCCCAAGGACGGGCGCATCTCGGACGCGCTGCTCGCCGCGGTGCATCTCTCGGACAAGCGCGACGCCTATGCGCGTACGCTTTCGGGGGGCATGAAGCGCCGTCTGCTCGTGGCAAAGGCAATGGTGCATTCGCCGCCGATCATCGTGCTCGACGAACCGACCGCGGGGGTCGACATCGAACTTCGCCAGCAGCTCTGGGAATATGTGCAGGGCCTCAACGATCGCGGCGTGACCGTGGTGCTGACGACGCATTATCTCGAAGAAGCCGAGGAGCTGTGCGACCGGATCGCGATCATCAACCATGGCAAGCTGATCGCCAACAAGCCGACGCGCGAGCTGGTCGACATGGCGCGCGAGAAGATCGTCGTCGTGACGCTCGACGCCGATGTCACGGTGTTGCCGACGCACCCTGCGTTCGAGAAGGTCGAGCGCGAGGGCGAGCGCGGGCTCGCGATCAGCTACAACAAGGACCGCATGAACGCGGGCGAGGTGCTCGCCGCGGTCAATGCGATGGGCCATGGCATCGTCGATGTCTCGACGCGCGAGGCCGATCTCGAGGATGTGTTCCTCAACCTGACGCGCAGCGCCGCCTGA
- a CDS encoding DoxX family protein, which yields MKRGKAKQHRARILFRWLLALAYAYAGWAHLTRPAPFLAIMPPWVPQPQLVVTATGIAEIVGAAGLMVPATRKAAGWGLALYALCVWPANFHHALANIAIGGETLGWWYHGPRLAAQPLIIWWALWAGGATDWPFRRRP from the coding sequence ATGAAACGAGGCAAGGCGAAACAACATCGGGCCCGCATCCTGTTTCGCTGGCTGCTCGCGCTCGCCTATGCCTATGCGGGCTGGGCGCATCTGACGCGGCCCGCGCCCTTCCTCGCGATCATGCCGCCGTGGGTGCCGCAGCCCCAGCTGGTCGTCACCGCGACCGGCATCGCAGAGATCGTGGGTGCGGCCGGCCTCATGGTTCCGGCGACGCGCAAGGCGGCCGGCTGGGGCCTCGCGCTCTATGCGCTCTGCGTCTGGCCCGCCAATTTTCACCACGCGCTCGCCAATATCGCGATCGGCGGCGAGACGCTGGGCTGGTGGTATCACGGCCCGCGCCTTGCCGCGCAGCCGCTCATCATCTGGTGGGCGCTGTGGGCGGGCGGCGCGACCGACTGGCCGTTTCGCCGCCGCCCCTAG
- a CDS encoding TlpA family protein disulfide reductase produces MAFALALMAPFLVGASKPAPKIGVAAPEFTLTTFAKRKVRLSELRGKVVVVNYWATWCAPCKAEMPMMHDYFRKNEARGLEMFGVTTEDSVPPFQLKKLSAALSYPLAAKINGGYGAIGNAVPSTYIIDRKGVVRVAKAGVFTAASFKATLDPLLAEAP; encoded by the coding sequence ATGGCATTCGCACTCGCCTTGATGGCGCCTTTTCTTGTCGGAGCAAGCAAACCGGCGCCGAAAATCGGCGTCGCGGCGCCCGAATTCACGCTCACGACTTTCGCCAAGCGCAAGGTGCGATTGTCCGAACTGCGCGGCAAGGTGGTGGTGGTCAATTATTGGGCGACCTGGTGCGCGCCGTGCAAGGCGGAGATGCCGATGATGCACGATTATTTCCGTAAGAATGAGGCGCGCGGGCTGGAGATGTTCGGGGTGACGACCGAGGACAGCGTTCCTCCCTTTCAACTGAAGAAGCTGTCCGCGGCGCTGTCCTATCCGCTCGCGGCGAAGATCAACGGCGGCTATGGCGCGATCGGAAACGCGGTGCCGTCGACCTATATCATCGACCGCAAGGGCGTGGTGCGCGTGGCAAAGGCCGGCGTCTTCACCGCCGCCAGCTTCAAGGCGACGCTCGACCCACTGCTTGCCGAAGCGCCCTAG
- a CDS encoding metalloregulator ArsR/SmtB family transcription factor: MPILGYMERVFQALASTPRRKILAYLAHAELSAGDIAARFEMSKPAVSQHLSVLENAGLIISEKRGQFVFYRLLPDALTNVLNGYVQEVCPVSRPLKAESRALADKRREEGGET, from the coding sequence ATGCCCATTTTGGGGTATATGGAACGGGTTTTTCAGGCACTGGCGTCGACGCCGCGACGCAAGATTCTCGCCTATCTGGCGCATGCGGAACTGAGCGCGGGCGACATTGCGGCGCGTTTCGAGATGAGCAAGCCGGCGGTATCGCAGCATCTGTCGGTGCTGGAAAATGCCGGGCTAATCATAAGCGAGAAGCGCGGCCAGTTCGTTTTCTATCGCCTGTTGCCCGACGCGCTGACCAATGTACTCAACGGCTATGTGCAGGAAGTCTGCCCGGTGTCACGGCCGTTGAAGGCCGAATCGCGCGCGCTGGCGGACAAGCGGCGCGAGGAGGGCGGCGAGACCTAG
- a CDS encoding acyl-CoA desaturase, producing MRSDDDPHAVNFLIDEPGPDPRAGRVRPDAPSILWNGGMAIVALIGCPFLITPSAIILFFVTTGAALLLGHSVGYHRMMIHGSFKAPRWLTRTLVWFGAFVGMAGPYSIIRAHDTRDWAQRQADCHPFLAHKTHILRDAWWQIYCRLDLDQPPRFDFAELDRDPFYRWLETTWRWQQLPVALLFFAIGGWGWVVWGVAARVAVANHGHWLVGHLAHNRGPQHWTVDAHGVQAFDVRWAAIPTMGEAWHNNHHAYPGSARIGLHPGQSDWGYDFIRLCEWLGLMWNVRTPDTMGRRKGLSEVPRHEPGFAAQSPHGHAIT from the coding sequence ATGCGTAGCGATGATGACCCCCATGCCGTCAATTTCCTGATCGACGAGCCCGGCCCCGATCCGCGCGCGGGGCGCGTTCGCCCCGATGCGCCCAGCATCCTGTGGAATGGCGGCATGGCAATCGTCGCCCTGATCGGGTGTCCTTTCCTCATCACGCCGTCCGCCATCATCCTCTTCTTTGTCACAACAGGCGCCGCGCTGCTGCTTGGTCACAGCGTCGGCTATCACCGGATGATGATCCACGGCAGCTTCAAGGCGCCCCGCTGGCTCACCCGCACGCTCGTCTGGTTCGGCGCCTTCGTCGGCATGGCGGGGCCCTACAGCATCATCCGCGCGCACGACACGCGCGACTGGGCGCAGCGGCAGGCCGATTGCCACCCCTTCCTCGCGCATAAAACCCACATCCTGCGCGACGCCTGGTGGCAGATTTATTGCCGGCTCGACCTCGACCAGCCGCCGCGTTTTGACTTCGCCGAACTCGACCGCGACCCCTTCTACCGCTGGCTCGAGACGACATGGCGCTGGCAGCAACTTCCCGTCGCGCTGCTCTTTTTCGCGATCGGCGGCTGGGGCTGGGTCGTCTGGGGCGTCGCGGCGCGCGTTGCCGTGGCGAACCACGGACACTGGCTCGTCGGCCACCTCGCGCACAATCGCGGGCCGCAGCACTGGACGGTCGACGCGCACGGCGTACAGGCGTTCGACGTCCGCTGGGCCGCGATCCCGACGATGGGCGAGGCCTGGCATAACAATCACCACGCCTATCCCGGCTCGGCGCGCATCGGCCTGCATCCGGGACAGAGCGATTGGGGTTATGATTTCATCCGCTTGTGCGAATGGCTCGGACTGATGTGGAATGTTCGCACGCCCGACACGATGGGCCGGCGCAAAGGGCTCTCCGAGGTCCCTCGACACGAGCCCGGCTTCGCGGCACAGTCGCCGCATGGACACGCCATCACATAG
- the nadB gene encoding L-aspartate oxidase, with protein sequence MSEYDVIIVGSGAAGLTAAIALADHCRVLVLAKGELTGGSTAWAQGGIAAVLDAGDTFENHIEDTMIAGGGLNRRETVEFVVENAPHAIERLVEMGVPFNKDAEALHLTREGGHSHRRIVHVDDATGWAVQAALLKTAEAHPDITLLPGQACIDLITGRHEERYSGSGRVWGVYALDEKSGKVRAHVGRATILASGGAGRVYQFSTAPRGATGDGIAMAWRAGCRVSNMEMMQFHPTCLYNLDVKNFLITEAVRGEGGILKHPVTGHRYMPDYDARAELAPRDIVARANDDQIKRSGLDYVHLDISHQDPDFVAGHFPNIYEKLLTLGIDMTKQPIPVVPAQHYTCGGVLIDLDGRTDLPGLYAAGECTESGLHGANRLASNSLLECFVFGEAAAKDIVARWDQLEPPPAIRPWDASRVTDSDEEVVIKQNWTEIRRFMWNYVGIVRTTKRLERAQHRIKMMTGEVEDYYGHFRVTTDLIELRNLLQCAELIVKSALHRKESRGLHYTLDYPDMLPQAVDTVLVP encoded by the coding sequence ATGAGTGAATACGACGTCATCATCGTGGGATCGGGCGCGGCCGGGCTGACCGCCGCCATCGCGCTTGCCGATCATTGCCGGGTGCTGGTACTCGCCAAGGGCGAACTGACCGGCGGGTCGACCGCGTGGGCGCAGGGCGGCATCGCCGCGGTGCTCGACGCGGGTGACACGTTCGAAAATCATATCGAGGACACGATGATCGCGGGCGGCGGATTGAACCGGCGCGAGACGGTCGAGTTCGTCGTCGAGAATGCGCCGCACGCGATCGAGCGGCTCGTCGAGATGGGTGTGCCGTTCAACAAGGACGCCGAGGCGCTCCACCTGACGCGCGAGGGCGGGCATTCGCACCGCCGGATCGTCCATGTCGACGATGCGACGGGATGGGCGGTGCAGGCGGCGCTGCTCAAGACGGCAGAGGCGCATCCGGACATCACGCTGCTCCCCGGGCAGGCGTGCATCGACCTGATCACCGGGCGGCACGAGGAGCGCTATTCGGGGTCGGGGCGCGTGTGGGGCGTCTATGCGCTCGACGAGAAGAGCGGCAAGGTGCGCGCGCATGTCGGCCGCGCGACGATCCTTGCGAGCGGCGGCGCGGGGCGCGTGTATCAATTCTCGACCGCTCCCAGAGGCGCGACCGGCGACGGCATCGCGATGGCGTGGCGCGCGGGCTGCCGCGTCTCGAACATGGAGATGATGCAGTTCCACCCGACCTGCCTCTACAATCTCGACGTCAAGAATTTCCTGATCACCGAGGCGGTGCGCGGCGAGGGCGGGATATTGAAGCACCCCGTCACGGGGCACCGCTATATGCCCGATTATGACGCGCGCGCCGAACTCGCGCCGCGCGACATCGTGGCGCGCGCCAACGACGACCAGATCAAGCGGTCGGGGCTCGACTATGTCCACCTCGACATCAGCCATCAGGACCCCGATTTCGTCGCCGGCCATTTTCCGAACATCTATGAAAAGCTGCTGACGCTCGGCATCGACATGACGAAGCAGCCGATTCCGGTGGTGCCCGCGCAGCATTATACGTGCGGCGGCGTGCTGATCGACCTCGACGGGCGCACCGACCTGCCGGGGTTGTATGCCGCGGGCGAGTGCACCGAGAGCGGGCTGCACGGCGCCAATCGTCTGGCGTCGAACTCGCTGCTCGAATGCTTCGTCTTCGGCGAGGCGGCGGCGAAGGACATCGTCGCGCGCTGGGACCAGCTCGAGCCGCCGCCGGCGATCCGGCCGTGGGACGCGAGCCGCGTGACCGACTCCGACGAGGAGGTGGTTATCAAGCAGAACTGGACCGAGATCCGACGCTTCATGTGGAATTATGTCGGCATCGTCCGCACCACCAAGCGCCTCGAACGCGCGCAGCACCGGATCAAGATGATGACCGGCGAGGTCGAGGATTATTACGGCCACTTCCGCGTCACCACCGACCTGATCGAGCTGCGCAACCTGCTGCAATGCGCCGAACTGATCGTGAAGAGCGCGCTGCATCGCAAGGAAAGCCGCGGGCTGCACTATACGCTCGATTATCCGGACATGCTGCCGCAGGCGGTCGATACGGTGCTGGTGCCGTGA
- a CDS encoding acyl-CoA dehydrogenase family protein, giving the protein MTAFDDWRARSPYYDETHEALAQSVRRFVAREIAPHIDRWEAEGELPRALHKKAADAGILGLRYPERYGGHSEGFDNFHGLVLTEELAAVGAGGLGASLMTHGIGLPPILALGSEELKQRVAPPVLAGEKIIALGITEAGGGSDVANLKTTAVKDGDSYIVNGGKMFITSGMRADWLTCAVRTGGPGAAGISLLLIDMDSPGVERTRLDKMGWRCSDTAAIHFDGVRVPAENLIGQENAGFIGIMRNFNSERLGMAMGCCAYARVAMAEAAEWAQNRETFGKPLIGHQSIRIKLADMERQIEATQAWVDLCAWQVKNGKDRPADFAMLKVQATRMLEAVAREAAQVLGGASYITGSKVERIYREVRVNAIGGGSEEIMLDLAGRQLFGGKR; this is encoded by the coding sequence ATGACAGCCTTCGACGACTGGCGCGCAAGATCGCCCTATTATGACGAAACCCATGAAGCGCTGGCGCAGAGCGTCCGCCGCTTCGTCGCGCGAGAGATCGCGCCGCACATCGACCGCTGGGAGGCCGAGGGCGAGCTGCCGCGCGCACTCCACAAGAAAGCCGCCGATGCGGGCATCCTCGGCCTCCGCTACCCCGAACGCTATGGCGGGCACAGCGAAGGCTTCGACAATTTCCACGGCCTCGTCCTCACCGAGGAACTCGCCGCGGTCGGCGCCGGCGGCCTCGGCGCCTCGCTGATGACGCACGGCATCGGCCTGCCCCCGATCCTCGCCTTGGGTTCCGAAGAGTTGAAGCAGCGCGTCGCGCCGCCCGTGCTCGCGGGCGAAAAGATCATCGCGCTCGGCATCACCGAGGCGGGCGGCGGCAGCGACGTCGCGAACCTCAAGACCACCGCGGTGAAGGACGGCGACAGCTACATCGTCAACGGCGGCAAGATGTTCATCACCAGCGGCATGCGCGCCGACTGGCTGACCTGCGCGGTGCGCACCGGCGGGCCGGGCGCCGCGGGCATCTCGCTGCTGCTCATCGACATGGACAGCCCCGGCGTCGAGCGCACAAGGCTCGACAAGATGGGCTGGCGCTGCAGCGACACCGCCGCGATCCACTTCGACGGCGTCCGTGTCCCGGCCGAAAATCTGATCGGCCAGGAGAACGCCGGCTTCATCGGCATCATGCGCAATTTCAATTCGGAACGGCTCGGCATGGCGATGGGCTGCTGCGCCTACGCGCGCGTCGCGATGGCCGAGGCGGCCGAATGGGCGCAGAACCGCGAGACCTTCGGCAAGCCGCTCATCGGCCACCAGTCGATTCGTATCAAGCTTGCCGACATGGAGCGCCAGATCGAGGCGACGCAGGCATGGGTCGACCTCTGCGCCTGGCAGGTCAAAAACGGCAAGGACCGCCCCGCCGACTTCGCAATGCTCAAGGTACAGGCGACGCGGATGCTGGAGGCCGTCGCGCGCGAGGCGGCGCAGGTGCTCGGCGGCGCGAGCTATATCACCGGCAGCAAGGTCGAACGCATCTACCGAGAAGTCCGCGTCAACGCGATCGGCGGCGGCAGCGAGGAGATCATGCTCGACCTTGCTGGACGGCAGCTGTTCGGAGGCAAGCGCTAG
- a CDS encoding M20 metallopeptidase family protein — MDTPSHSWPTEAETLLPDLVDLRRAIHREPELGLQNPKTLAKIKDALAGLPLEFREGPSTTGLIAILRGPANGRTVLLRGDMDALPLLEDTGLDFSSEIAGAMHACGHDTHVAMLVGAAKLLCAARDRLPGTVMFMFQPGEEGHHGARFMLGDGIIDPLPDAAFALHIMPNAPHGIFAGRAGPLLASSDVLSITVKGAGGHASMPHDSIDPIPVACAIVTAIQTMVTRRISVFDPAVVTIAKISAGTTNNIIPESAEMLGTIRTLSPERRAMVARELKRLAPAIAEAHGCTAEVTIEEGFPVTICDSRAVSFGQSVVEEAFGEQAWLTMDNPVMGAEDFSYVLEKVPGAMFWLGASEAGSDWRQCCGLHSNHMVLDESVMARGAALHAALAERFLNEGFNT, encoded by the coding sequence ATGGACACGCCATCACATAGCTGGCCCACCGAGGCCGAAACCCTCCTCCCCGACCTTGTCGACCTCCGCCGCGCCATCCATCGCGAACCCGAACTCGGCCTGCAGAACCCGAAGACGCTTGCGAAGATCAAGGATGCGCTCGCGGGCCTGCCGCTCGAATTTCGCGAGGGGCCGTCGACAACGGGCCTGATCGCGATCCTGCGCGGCCCCGCGAACGGGCGCACCGTGCTGCTGCGTGGCGACATGGATGCGCTGCCGCTGCTCGAGGACACCGGGCTCGATTTCTCTTCCGAGATCGCCGGCGCAATGCATGCGTGCGGGCACGACACGCATGTCGCGATGCTCGTCGGCGCGGCGAAGCTGCTCTGCGCCGCACGCGACCGCCTGCCCGGCACCGTGATGTTCATGTTCCAGCCGGGCGAGGAAGGCCATCATGGCGCGCGCTTCATGCTGGGTGACGGGATCATCGACCCGCTGCCCGACGCGGCGTTCGCGCTCCACATCATGCCCAACGCGCCGCACGGCATCTTTGCAGGGCGTGCGGGGCCGCTGCTCGCCTCGTCAGACGTGCTCTCGATCACCGTCAAGGGCGCCGGAGGACACGCGTCCATGCCGCACGACAGCATCGACCCGATCCCCGTTGCCTGCGCGATCGTCACCGCGATCCAGACGATGGTCACGCGCCGTATCTCGGTCTTCGACCCCGCGGTCGTCACCATCGCGAAGATTTCTGCGGGAACGACGAACAATATCATCCCCGAAAGCGCCGAGATGCTCGGCACGATCCGCACCCTGTCGCCCGAACGCCGCGCGATGGTCGCGCGCGAGCTCAAGCGCCTCGCCCCCGCGATCGCCGAGGCGCATGGCTGCACCGCCGAGGTGACGATCGAGGAGGGCTTCCCCGTCACGATCTGCGACAGTCGCGCGGTCAGCTTCGGCCAGTCGGTCGTCGAGGAGGCCTTCGGCGAGCAAGCGTGGCTGACGATGGACAATCCGGTGATGGGCGCCGAGGATTTCTCCTACGTCCTCGAAAAAGTCCCCGGCGCGATGTTCTGGCTCGGCGCGAGCGAGGCGGGCAGCGACTGGCGCCAGTGCTGCGGGCTCCACTCGAACCATATGGTGCTCGACGAAAGCGTGATGGCGCGCGGCGCCGCGCTGCACGCTGCGCTCGCCGAACGCTTTCTGAACGAAGGATTCAACACATGA
- a CDS encoding endonuclease/exonuclease/phosphatase family protein yields MFKAELDRRALLAGIAGLPLAACAHRVGGRSAGELGVATFNIWHDAGGQWPKRLPLLTAALRAADADVIALEEVLEDAGKGLPNQAVTIARDLGYTQVHFVAPEPDGAPKRYGNAILTRLPVIDVARRKLEPLSDYRTAIRVRVRTGDGPVDVVATHLAWQPEAAAVRTEQVADLLAWLPSDGTPLIVMGDFNAPLDDPGLAALGPPRFISALAAGAAPTTLNPARGHAPRVIDHIFAESAHFAVAATRIIGSEAVDGEYPSDHFGVAARLTRR; encoded by the coding sequence ATGTTCAAAGCGGAACTTGACCGGCGCGCGCTGCTGGCCGGAATCGCGGGGCTGCCGCTTGCGGCGTGCGCGCATCGCGTCGGGGGAAGATCGGCGGGCGAACTCGGCGTTGCGACCTTCAACATCTGGCACGACGCGGGCGGCCAGTGGCCGAAACGGCTGCCGCTGCTGACCGCAGCTCTCCGGGCGGCCGACGCCGATGTCATCGCACTCGAGGAGGTGCTCGAGGATGCGGGCAAGGGTCTGCCCAATCAGGCGGTCACGATCGCGCGCGACCTCGGCTACACGCAAGTCCATTTCGTCGCCCCCGAACCCGACGGCGCGCCCAAACGCTATGGCAATGCGATCCTGACCCGGCTTCCCGTGATCGACGTCGCCCGCCGCAAGCTCGAACCCTTGTCCGATTATCGCACCGCGATCCGCGTGCGCGTGCGGACCGGCGACGGCCCGGTCGATGTCGTCGCGACGCATCTTGCGTGGCAGCCCGAGGCCGCGGCGGTGCGCACCGAACAGGTCGCCGACCTGCTCGCCTGGTTACCGTCCGACGGCACGCCGCTCATCGTGATGGGCGATTTCAACGCGCCGCTCGACGACCCCGGCCTCGCCGCGCTGGGACCGCCGCGCTTCATTTCGGCCCTCGCAGCAGGCGCGGCACCGACCACGCTCAATCCCGCGCGCGGCCACGCCCCGCGCGTGATCGATCATATTTTTGCCGAATCGGCGCACTTCGCCGTTGCCGCCACGCGGATCATCGGCAGCGAGGCAGTGGACGGCGAATATCCGTCCGACCATTTCGGGGTCGCCGCGCGCCTGACGCGGCGCTGA
- a CDS encoding dipeptidase encodes MNKSHLLAGLAALALISTPAMAQKSPEATAEAALKKAPVFDGHNDVPWALRLREGNVINGFDFQDTTDTAKPEATPPEIAMHTDLMRLRKGHVGAQFWSVYVPSNPNEQLAVQQTIEQIDVMKRLVARYPSDLALASTSAELEKAMKAGKIAGMLGMEGGQSIGSSLAVLRQMYDLGARYMTLTHSKNLSWADAATDAPAHDGLTDFGRQVVREMNRIGMIVDLSHVSEATMKDALETSKAPVMFSHSGVRAINPHPRNVPDSVLPAVKANGGIVMIVLLPGFLDADVRAQGLARTAEQARLKAMYPGDPAAEKAALKAWDAANPARTTNIAKVAEHIDHLKKTIGVDHIGLGGDYDGMDSAPVGMEDVSGYPALFTELAKRGYSQADLEKIASGNMLRVLKAVEAYAASQKGQPPIETPVAK; translated from the coding sequence ATGAACAAATCGCACCTGCTCGCCGGCCTCGCCGCTCTCGCCCTCATTTCCACCCCCGCCATGGCGCAAAAGTCGCCCGAGGCGACCGCCGAAGCCGCGCTCAAAAAGGCGCCGGTGTTCGACGGGCACAATGACGTGCCGTGGGCGCTGCGGCTGCGCGAGGGCAATGTCATCAACGGCTTCGATTTTCAGGACACGACCGACACCGCGAAGCCCGAGGCGACCCCGCCCGAGATCGCGATGCACACCGACCTGATGCGGCTGCGCAAGGGGCATGTCGGCGCGCAATTCTGGTCGGTCTATGTGCCGAGCAACCCGAACGAGCAGCTGGCGGTGCAGCAGACGATCGAGCAGATCGACGTGATGAAGCGCTTGGTTGCGCGCTATCCCAGCGACCTCGCGCTCGCCTCGACCTCGGCCGAGCTCGAAAAGGCGATGAAGGCGGGCAAGATCGCCGGGATGCTCGGGATGGAGGGCGGCCAGTCGATCGGTTCGTCGCTCGCGGTGCTGCGCCAGATGTACGACCTCGGCGCGCGCTACATGACGCTGACGCATTCGAAGAATTTGAGCTGGGCCGACGCCGCGACCGACGCGCCCGCGCACGACGGGCTGACCGATTTCGGCCGCCAGGTCGTCCGCGAAATGAACCGCATCGGGATGATCGTCGATTTGAGCCACGTCAGCGAAGCGACGATGAAGGATGCGCTCGAAACGTCGAAGGCGCCGGTGATGTTCAGCCACTCGGGCGTCCGCGCGATCAATCCGCATCCGCGCAACGTTCCCGACAGCGTACTGCCCGCGGTGAAGGCCAATGGCGGGATCGTGATGATCGTGCTGCTGCCGGGCTTCCTCGACGCCGACGTCCGCGCGCAGGGTCTCGCGCGCACCGCCGAGCAGGCGCGGCTGAAGGCGATGTATCCGGGCGATCCGGCGGCGGAGAAGGCGGCGCTGAAAGCGTGGGACGCGGCGAACCCCGCGCGGACAACCAATATCGCGAAGGTCGCCGAGCATATCGATCATCTCAAAAAGACGATCGGGGTCGATCATATTGGGCTCGGCGGCGATTATGACGGGATGGATTCGGCGCCGGTCGGCATGGAGGATGTCTCGGGCTATCCGGCGCTGTTCACCGAGCTGGCGAAGCGCGGTTACAGCCAGGCCGATCTGGAGAAGATCGCGAGCGGCAATATGCTGCGCGTGCTGAAGGCAGTCGAAGCCTACGCGGCGAGCCAGAAGGGCCAGCCGCCGATCGAGACGCCGGTCGCGAAATAG
- a CDS encoding GlsB/YeaQ/YmgE family stress response membrane protein, which yields MINIIGAIISGLIIGALARFFYPGAVHMGWIATILLGIGGSLLAGLATSRGRGDFHRAGCLASVIGAIVLILVGRLLGVGG from the coding sequence ATGATCAACATCATCGGCGCAATCATCTCGGGCCTGATCATCGGCGCGCTCGCGCGATTTTTCTATCCCGGTGCGGTCCATATGGGGTGGATCGCGACGATCCTGCTCGGCATCGGCGGTTCGCTGCTGGCGGGCCTCGCGACCTCGCGCGGCCGCGGCGATTTCCACCGCGCGGGCTGCCTCGCCTCGGTGATCGGCGCGATCGTGCTGATTCTCGTCGGACGGCTGCTCGGCGTCGGTGGCTGA